In Arthrobacter sp. B3I4, the following proteins share a genomic window:
- the glp gene encoding gephyrin-like molybdotransferase Glp: MHRTAKRPASVEAHRDKVRVLLAPLAARVDTVPLRAALGRGLAADLVAPMDLPPFANSQMDGFAVRSADVPDGGAELRVAAAVPAGAEPARLAPGTAAPIMTGAMIPAGADAVVPIEQAVPDSFPEPGATATVRLPAAPAGAFVRSVGSDISAGATALAAGTFLGPGQLGLLAALGLTEVPVHAVPRVLLVTTGDEVVEPGIPLAPGKIYDANGTLLDSALRQAGLAVTRTGISADDPGDLARLLRRHAPEVDLIVTTGGVSKGAYEVVRQALAGHDVDFGAVAMQPGGPQGIGTFDGVPVLGFPGNPVSCLVSFEMFLRPVLAELFGSPSPRPAVRARLAEALSSPEAKHQVRRGTLGTDGTVRLEGGPGSHLVHALAQSNVLVQVPVGTAELASGDEVEVWML, from the coding sequence ATGCACCGCACCGCGAAAAGGCCAGCCAGCGTGGAAGCGCACCGGGACAAGGTCCGTGTGCTGCTTGCACCCCTGGCCGCCCGCGTCGACACGGTACCGCTGCGCGCAGCCCTGGGCCGCGGACTCGCCGCGGACCTGGTCGCGCCGATGGACCTTCCGCCTTTCGCGAACTCGCAGATGGACGGTTTCGCCGTCCGCAGCGCGGATGTGCCCGACGGCGGCGCAGAGTTGCGCGTCGCCGCTGCTGTCCCGGCCGGTGCCGAGCCCGCCCGGCTGGCACCGGGCACCGCCGCGCCCATCATGACCGGCGCGATGATCCCGGCCGGTGCGGACGCCGTCGTACCCATCGAACAGGCCGTCCCCGATTCTTTCCCCGAGCCCGGGGCGACCGCCACGGTCCGCCTGCCCGCCGCCCCGGCCGGCGCCTTCGTCCGTTCCGTAGGCAGCGACATCTCCGCCGGCGCGACGGCCCTGGCCGCCGGGACTTTCCTGGGTCCGGGACAGCTGGGTCTGCTGGCCGCGCTGGGCCTTACCGAGGTGCCGGTGCACGCCGTCCCGCGCGTCCTGCTGGTGACCACCGGCGACGAGGTGGTGGAGCCCGGAATCCCGCTGGCGCCCGGAAAAATCTATGATGCCAACGGCACCCTGCTGGACTCTGCGCTGCGCCAGGCCGGCCTGGCCGTCACCCGGACCGGCATCTCCGCGGACGACCCTGGCGACCTGGCGCGGCTGCTGCGCCGGCACGCGCCCGAGGTGGACCTGATCGTCACCACCGGCGGCGTCAGCAAAGGCGCGTACGAGGTGGTCCGGCAGGCGCTGGCAGGACACGACGTCGACTTCGGTGCGGTGGCGATGCAGCCCGGCGGGCCGCAGGGTATCGGAACGTTCGACGGTGTGCCCGTCCTCGGGTTCCCGGGGAATCCGGTCAGCTGCCTGGTCTCCTTCGAGATGTTCCTCCGGCCGGTGCTTGCTGAACTGTTCGGCTCACCGTCGCCGCGCCCGGCGGTGCGGGCCCGGCTGGCCGAAGCCCTGTCCTCGCCAGAGGCCAAGCACCAGGTCCGGCGCGGCACCCTCGGCACTGACGGTACGGTCCGGCTGGAAGGCGGTCCAGGATCGCATCTGGTGCACGCCCTGGCGCAGTCCAACGTCCTCGTTCAGGTCCCGGTGGGAACTGCGGAGCTCGCATCAGGCGACGAGGTGGAAGTATGGATGCTGTGA
- a CDS encoding molybdopterin-dependent oxidoreductase gives MPRPSGRHALRWAAAAGMAAVGAGVVLGELAAGLLSPSVSPVTAVGGVVIDAVPPGVKDWAIAVFGTADKLALLGGMALVIATLAAVAGILEWRRRFAGQAVIVVFGLAGLGAVLGRAGASATAVAAPLLAAVLGVGLLRWLIRRLGQWQDDARVGLPHDDTWAGQRPEGAGRRRFLTSLAGTALLSGAGGLIASSLRGAADAVAGVRSKLALPAPASAAPEIPAGAELGVANVAPLVTPNKDFYRIDTALRVPLVDPGGWRLTVTGMVDHEVELDFQALLAKPLTERHITIACVSNEVGGDLIGNARWLGWPVRELLAQAGPQLDADMVLSRSADGWTAGTPLEVLTDNRDALLAVGMNGEPLPLEHGFPVRLVVPGLYGYVSATKWVTELKVTRFADDVGYWTPRGWSERGPIKTSSRIDVPRGGRSVKAGTVTFAGVAWAQHRGVGKVELRVNRGDWKPAELAPAISADTWRQWKLGLPLGPGQYEVQVRATDLSGAPQVEESAPVAPSGATGYHTVTVDVKS, from the coding sequence ATGCCCCGGCCCTCCGGACGGCACGCCCTACGCTGGGCGGCCGCGGCCGGGATGGCTGCCGTCGGCGCGGGTGTCGTCCTGGGTGAACTGGCTGCCGGGCTGCTGAGCCCCTCGGTGTCGCCGGTGACGGCGGTCGGCGGCGTGGTGATCGACGCAGTGCCGCCGGGAGTTAAAGACTGGGCCATCGCAGTCTTCGGGACGGCGGACAAACTGGCCCTGCTTGGCGGCATGGCACTGGTGATCGCCACGCTGGCAGCCGTGGCCGGTATTTTGGAATGGCGGCGCCGCTTCGCCGGGCAGGCTGTCATCGTTGTTTTTGGTCTGGCGGGCCTCGGGGCCGTGCTGGGCCGGGCCGGCGCTTCCGCGACCGCTGTCGCGGCCCCGTTGCTGGCCGCCGTCCTTGGTGTGGGGCTGTTGCGCTGGCTGATCCGCCGCCTGGGGCAGTGGCAGGACGATGCGCGGGTGGGCCTGCCGCACGACGACACGTGGGCAGGCCAGCGGCCGGAGGGCGCCGGCCGCCGCCGCTTCCTGACGTCCCTGGCCGGCACCGCCCTTCTCTCGGGGGCGGGCGGACTGATTGCCTCCAGCCTGCGCGGGGCGGCTGACGCCGTCGCCGGCGTCCGCAGCAAACTCGCCCTGCCCGCCCCGGCGTCCGCGGCGCCGGAGATCCCCGCCGGGGCCGAGCTTGGCGTCGCCAACGTGGCCCCGCTGGTGACGCCGAACAAGGACTTTTACCGGATCGACACGGCCCTGCGGGTTCCGCTGGTGGATCCGGGCGGCTGGAGACTCACCGTCACCGGAATGGTGGACCACGAGGTCGAATTGGACTTTCAGGCACTGCTGGCCAAACCCCTCACCGAAAGGCACATCACCATCGCCTGCGTCTCCAACGAAGTTGGCGGTGACCTGATCGGCAACGCCCGCTGGCTCGGCTGGCCGGTCCGGGAGCTGCTGGCCCAGGCAGGTCCGCAGCTGGATGCCGACATGGTGCTTTCGCGCAGCGCCGACGGCTGGACCGCGGGAACCCCGCTGGAGGTGCTGACGGATAACCGGGACGCGCTGCTGGCCGTCGGAATGAACGGGGAACCGCTGCCGCTGGAGCACGGCTTCCCAGTCCGTCTCGTCGTCCCGGGGCTCTACGGCTACGTCTCGGCGACCAAGTGGGTGACCGAGCTGAAGGTGACGCGGTTCGCTGACGACGTCGGGTACTGGACGCCGCGTGGCTGGAGTGAGCGCGGCCCGATCAAGACGTCGTCACGGATCGATGTGCCCCGCGGCGGCCGGAGCGTCAAGGCGGGGACGGTGACCTTCGCCGGTGTCGCCTGGGCGCAGCACCGCGGCGTCGGCAAGGTGGAGCTGCGGGTCAACCGTGGCGACTGGAAACCCGCTGAACTCGCACCGGCGATCTCTGCGGACACCTGGCGACAGTGGAAGCTTGGCCTGCCGCTTGGCCCGGGCCAGTACGAGGTGCAGGTCCGCGCCACCGATCTGTCCGGCGCCCCGCAAGTGGAGGAAAGCGCGCCGGTTGCGCCCAGCGGGGCCACCGGCTACCACACGGTTACAGTGGACGTGAAGTCCTAG
- the moaA gene encoding GTP 3',8-cyclase MoaA, giving the protein MSVQLGMPQPRPEGGPGAGSPAPLPAGRPAGIPAGLVDRYGRRATDMRLSLTDKCNLRCTYCMPAEGLQWLAKQAVMTAEEIVRIVRIGVEQLGVRELRLTGGEPLVRADLLDIISAIRTAHLDLPISMTTNAVGLDKKAAGLKAAGLTRINVSLDSLHEETFTQLTRRPFLDRVLAGVDAAWAAGLGPVKLNAVLMRGINDAESPSLLAWALGRGYELRFIEQMPLDADHGWTRRNMITAAEIRELLSVDYVLSADPRERDGAPAERFEVRARIPGTGEAAGPVLGTVGIIASVTEPFCADCRRTRITAEGKIMSCLFSREEVDLLGLLRAGASDEQLVERWQDAMWLKPKAHGMDHVGLDAPDFVQPDRSMSAIGG; this is encoded by the coding sequence ATGAGTGTTCAGCTTGGCATGCCCCAGCCCCGTCCGGAAGGCGGCCCCGGCGCGGGTTCGCCCGCGCCGCTCCCGGCCGGACGCCCGGCCGGGATACCTGCCGGGCTGGTGGACCGCTACGGCCGCCGTGCCACCGACATGCGCCTCTCGCTGACAGACAAATGCAACCTGCGCTGCACGTACTGCATGCCGGCCGAAGGCCTGCAGTGGCTGGCCAAGCAGGCGGTGATGACTGCGGAAGAAATCGTGCGGATCGTGCGGATCGGCGTGGAACAGCTGGGTGTCCGCGAGCTCCGGCTCACCGGCGGAGAGCCGCTGGTTCGGGCGGATCTGCTCGACATCATCTCCGCAATCCGAACCGCGCATCTCGATCTTCCGATCTCCATGACCACCAACGCCGTCGGACTCGACAAAAAGGCGGCCGGGCTGAAGGCCGCCGGTCTCACCCGGATCAACGTGTCGCTGGATTCACTGCATGAGGAAACGTTCACCCAGCTGACCCGGCGTCCGTTCCTGGACCGGGTGCTCGCCGGTGTGGACGCCGCCTGGGCCGCGGGCCTGGGTCCGGTGAAGCTCAATGCCGTGCTAATGCGCGGCATCAACGACGCAGAGTCCCCCTCGTTGCTGGCGTGGGCGCTGGGCCGCGGCTACGAGCTGCGCTTCATCGAACAGATGCCGCTCGATGCAGACCACGGCTGGACCCGCCGGAACATGATCACGGCGGCGGAGATCCGCGAGTTGCTTTCCGTGGATTACGTGCTCAGCGCCGACCCGCGGGAACGTGACGGTGCCCCGGCCGAGCGTTTCGAAGTCCGTGCCCGCATCCCCGGCACCGGCGAGGCCGCCGGCCCCGTGCTGGGCACCGTGGGCATCATCGCCTCGGTCACCGAACCTTTCTGCGCGGACTGCCGCCGGACCCGGATCACGGCGGAAGGCAAGATCATGAGCTGCCTCTTCTCCCGGGAGGAAGTCGACCTGCTGGGGTTGCTGCGCGCCGGTGCCAGCGACGAACAGCTCGTGGAGCGCTGGCAGGATGCCATGTGGCTCAAACCCAAGGCCCACGGCATGGACCACGTCGGACTGGACGCTCCGGACTTCGTCCAGCCGGACCGCAGCATGAGCGCCATCGGAGGCTGA
- a CDS encoding MoaD/ThiS family protein: MNVRYFAAARAAAGTDEEKFDLADGATVAHLLEAILAVERREPPAGTPPLARILSRSSFLLNEVAVRNQSAPLAADDVVDVLPPFAGG, translated from the coding sequence GTGAACGTACGTTACTTCGCTGCCGCGCGGGCAGCCGCCGGCACCGACGAGGAGAAATTCGACCTCGCCGACGGCGCCACGGTGGCCCATCTACTGGAGGCCATCCTCGCCGTCGAACGGCGCGAGCCCCCTGCGGGCACCCCGCCGCTGGCCCGCATCCTGTCCAGGTCGAGCTTCCTGCTCAACGAGGTGGCTGTCCGGAACCAGTCGGCTCCCCTGGCGGCGGACGACGTCGTCGACGTGCTGCCGCCGTTCGCCGGCGGCTAG
- a CDS encoding IS481 family transposase, whose protein sequence is MSHVNARLTVHGRRLIVDRVAAGRPVAHIAAELGVSRQTAYRWVRRFRTEGTAGLRDRSSRPKSSPARTSPEREQAVLDARRSVRFGPLRIAALTGVPARTVGRILHRHGVPHLADCDPLTGAPIRAARTTANRYERSRPGEMIHLDVKKLGRIPEGGGWRAHGRSEQVRGNGIGYDYVHVAIDDHTRIGYAEVLPDEKGTTAAGFLTRAAAYFAGHGIDRIERVLTDNAFAYRKSAAFRQAVTDLGAVQRFIKPHCPWTNGKAERFNRTLQTEWAYRQVFTSSNHRQAALAPWLQHYNTERIHTGIGTTPINRVSPT, encoded by the coding sequence GTGTCCCACGTTAATGCCCGACTGACAGTTCATGGAAGACGCCTCATCGTTGACCGGGTGGCCGCAGGCCGGCCGGTCGCCCATATCGCCGCGGAGCTGGGGGTGTCCCGGCAGACCGCGTACCGGTGGGTCCGACGGTTCCGGACCGAAGGAACGGCCGGACTGCGGGACCGCTCAAGCCGCCCGAAGTCATCACCGGCCCGGACAAGTCCCGAGCGTGAACAAGCCGTCCTGGACGCCCGGCGCTCTGTCCGGTTCGGGCCATTGCGGATCGCGGCGCTGACCGGCGTCCCGGCCCGGACCGTGGGCAGGATCCTGCACCGCCACGGCGTCCCGCATCTCGCGGACTGTGATCCGCTGACCGGCGCTCCGATCCGGGCTGCCAGGACCACGGCGAACCGGTACGAACGCTCACGGCCCGGGGAAATGATCCACCTGGACGTCAAGAAACTCGGCCGCATCCCGGAAGGAGGCGGCTGGCGGGCCCACGGCCGCTCGGAACAGGTCCGAGGCAATGGAATTGGTTACGACTACGTCCACGTCGCGATCGATGACCACACACGCATCGGCTACGCCGAAGTCCTCCCCGACGAGAAGGGCACCACCGCCGCCGGGTTCCTCACCCGCGCCGCAGCCTACTTCGCCGGGCACGGCATCGACCGCATCGAACGTGTCCTCACGGACAACGCCTTTGCCTACCGCAAGTCGGCTGCGTTCCGTCAGGCCGTGACCGATCTCGGGGCAGTGCAGCGATTCATTAAACCGCACTGCCCCTGGACCAACGGCAAAGCCGAACGCTTCAACCGCACCCTGCAAACCGAATGGGCCTACCGGCAGGTCTTCACCAGCAGCAACCACCGCCAAGCAGCCCTTGCGCCCTGGCTCCAGCACTACAACACTGAACGAATCCACACCGGCATCGGAACCACACCCATCAACCGAGTGTCACCAACCTAA
- a CDS encoding LuxR family transcriptional regulator: MATSWALSRSLDRIAHLCRDAPDDTELRKEALGEIAKIVPFSAYAWPLSDPESATGISPIAVIPCPEELPELIRLKYLTPQCRWTALSGQPRRAATLLTVTRGHPERSLLWNRLLVRYGVTDVLSAVFADKHGCWGWLDLWRSDDASSDDARGGGVRSGTAGTFSETETAYLAAAAPLLTAGLRRSRAAQWHRDAEGRPAQRVPGTPLPLQAVLVLDEQLSVVGQTATAGEWLGLLQRAPRPYQGVPAEVLNVAAQLLAREAGVDDNPAMSRVPVGQGALALLRSTRMDSKAGTTAPLAVTIQDCPAADRIEVFARCFALTPQQHRLLEIAAGGLSTAELAAALHIRPYTVQDQFKAVFIACGVRSRAALLGLALGAAPG; this comes from the coding sequence ATGGCCACCAGCTGGGCCTTGAGCCGCAGTTTGGATCGCATAGCGCACCTCTGCCGGGACGCGCCTGACGACACGGAGCTGCGGAAGGAAGCGCTTGGCGAAATCGCCAAGATCGTGCCGTTCAGTGCCTATGCGTGGCCGTTGTCGGACCCGGAGTCGGCCACCGGGATCTCGCCGATTGCCGTGATTCCCTGTCCGGAGGAACTGCCGGAACTCATCCGGCTCAAGTACCTGACACCGCAGTGCCGCTGGACCGCGCTAAGCGGACAGCCCCGGCGGGCAGCCACCCTGCTGACAGTTACGCGGGGGCACCCGGAGCGGAGCCTGCTCTGGAACCGGCTGCTGGTTCGTTACGGCGTGACGGATGTGCTGTCAGCGGTTTTTGCCGACAAGCACGGGTGCTGGGGCTGGCTGGACCTCTGGCGCAGTGACGATGCGAGCAGTGACGATGCGCGCGGCGGGGGTGTTCGCAGTGGGACCGCCGGGACGTTCTCCGAGACTGAAACCGCCTACCTCGCCGCGGCAGCGCCGCTGCTGACGGCCGGGCTGCGGCGGAGCCGGGCAGCACAATGGCACCGCGACGCCGAAGGCCGCCCGGCCCAGCGGGTACCGGGCACGCCCCTTCCGCTTCAGGCCGTGCTGGTCCTGGACGAGCAGCTGAGCGTCGTGGGACAAACCGCCACCGCAGGGGAATGGCTGGGGCTGCTGCAGCGCGCGCCCCGGCCGTATCAAGGCGTTCCGGCCGAAGTTCTTAACGTCGCAGCCCAGCTCCTGGCCCGGGAAGCCGGAGTGGATGACAACCCCGCCATGAGCAGGGTCCCGGTGGGACAGGGGGCGCTGGCCTTGCTGCGTTCCACCCGGATGGATTCCAAGGCAGGGACGACGGCGCCGCTGGCGGTGACGATCCAGGATTGTCCGGCGGCGGACCGGATCGAGGTTTTCGCCCGCTGCTTTGCTTTGACGCCCCAGCAGCACCGGTTGCTGGAAATCGCTGCCGGCGGGCTCAGCACGGCGGAGTTGGCGGCTGCCCTGCACATACGCCCCTACACCGTGCAGGACCAGTTCAAGGCTGTGTTCATCGCCTGCGGTGTCCGGAGCCGGGCTGCGCTGCTGGGCCTGGCCTTGGGAGCCGCGCCCGGCTAG
- a CDS encoding TetR/AcrR family transcriptional regulator — MSAAPRTARGNRTRAKLLEAAESLFASVGYHEASIVKITEAAGVGLGTFYLYFDGKQAIFDEVVEDLNRRVRHAMTDAARSAGTRLEAERAGFRAFFRFTAQHPALYRIIRQAEFVSPGALRLHYTRVVNGYIEGLKAAQLSGEVRAMDPNVAAWALMGIGELIGMRWVLWDEEGTEPAAGARPEVPEEVFDEMMQFIERALAPDPGSGRPTASPQETTANPTPPQEGTPS; from the coding sequence GTGAGCGCCGCGCCGCGCACCGCCCGGGGCAACCGCACCAGGGCCAAGCTGCTCGAAGCCGCCGAATCGCTCTTCGCTTCCGTGGGCTACCACGAGGCCTCGATCGTGAAGATCACCGAGGCGGCCGGTGTCGGCCTCGGCACCTTCTATTTGTATTTCGACGGCAAGCAGGCCATCTTCGACGAAGTCGTCGAAGACCTCAACCGCCGGGTCCGGCACGCGATGACCGACGCTGCCCGGAGCGCCGGCACCCGGCTTGAGGCGGAACGGGCCGGGTTCCGGGCGTTCTTCCGCTTCACCGCGCAGCACCCCGCCCTCTACCGGATCATCCGCCAGGCCGAGTTCGTCTCACCCGGAGCGCTCCGCCTGCACTACACCCGAGTCGTCAACGGCTACATCGAAGGCTTGAAAGCCGCCCAGCTGAGCGGTGAAGTCCGGGCCATGGACCCCAACGTGGCAGCCTGGGCCCTGATGGGCATCGGCGAGCTGATCGGCATGCGGTGGGTGCTGTGGGACGAGGAAGGAACCGAACCGGCTGCCGGAGCCCGGCCCGAGGTGCCCGAAGAGGTCTTCGACGAAATGATGCAGTTCATTGAACGGGCCCTCGCGCCCGACCCTGGCTCCGGCCGGCCCACCGCCTCACCCCAAGAAACGACCGCGAACCCCACCCCGCCCCAGGAAGGGACACCGTCATGA
- a CDS encoding class I adenylate-forming enzyme family protein: protein MSGTTRSHLADGLHTLGRWTSDRSLATPNRVAIDDRGCTLLYSELERRAAALAAGFQVAGYRIGDRIATLTGNSSDHVVAFFACAKAGLVLVPLSWRLSPRELAAQLELAEPQLLLVEGDLETLGAAASGLLAHRPRTAPLGPGGVEKSVPAPTRVAAVPADAPGREVRDDDALLMIFTSGTEGASKAAVLTHANCFWNNLSLSRTLDMGSNDVVLAVLPQFHVGGWNIQPLLAWWVGATVVLERGFDPGRVLQLIPERGVTMLMGVPTQYLMLAEHPDFASAELGSLRHAVVGGAPMPAPLLRIWHRRGVALSQGYGLTEASPNVLCLPNEDAERMIGYSGKPYPHVVVAVADPATGEILDGAAAGELLVGGPGVFAGYFRDPAATAAVLAGGWLRTGDLVERDAEGYIKVVDRLKDIYISGGENVAPSEVEAALLAHPAVAQAAVVGVEDPRWGETGMAFVVVRPGMATDEQELLEHCTAQLARFKVPAQIEMVSALPRTALNKVLRAKLRQELAGRPASGNAASGSTQPQGGRR, encoded by the coding sequence ATGAGCGGCACAACCCGAAGCCACCTGGCCGATGGCCTGCACACCCTGGGCCGCTGGACCAGCGACCGCAGCCTCGCCACCCCGAACCGCGTCGCCATCGACGACCGCGGCTGCACCCTGCTCTACAGCGAGCTGGAGCGCCGTGCCGCCGCCCTGGCCGCCGGGTTCCAGGTGGCGGGCTATCGGATTGGCGACAGGATCGCGACCCTGACCGGGAACAGCTCGGACCATGTGGTGGCCTTCTTCGCCTGCGCCAAGGCCGGACTCGTCCTGGTCCCGCTGTCCTGGCGGCTCTCACCCAGGGAGCTGGCCGCCCAGCTGGAGCTTGCTGAGCCGCAGCTGCTGCTGGTCGAAGGCGACCTCGAGACCCTTGGAGCGGCGGCGTCCGGCCTGCTGGCGCACCGGCCAAGGACCGCCCCGCTGGGCCCGGGCGGCGTTGAAAAGTCGGTGCCGGCTCCCACCCGGGTGGCCGCCGTGCCGGCAGACGCGCCCGGAAGGGAAGTGCGCGACGACGACGCCCTGCTGATGATCTTCACCTCCGGCACCGAAGGGGCCAGCAAGGCAGCGGTGCTGACCCACGCCAACTGCTTTTGGAACAACCTCTCACTCTCCCGCACCCTGGACATGGGCAGCAACGACGTCGTCCTGGCCGTGCTGCCGCAATTCCACGTGGGCGGCTGGAACATCCAGCCGCTGCTGGCCTGGTGGGTCGGTGCCACGGTGGTGCTCGAACGTGGTTTTGACCCGGGCCGGGTCCTGCAGCTGATTCCCGAACGCGGCGTCACCATGCTGATGGGCGTCCCTACCCAGTACCTGATGCTCGCCGAACACCCGGACTTCGCCTCCGCGGAACTCGGCAGCCTGCGCCACGCCGTCGTCGGCGGAGCGCCCATGCCAGCGCCCCTGCTGCGGATCTGGCACCGCAGGGGAGTGGCGCTGAGTCAGGGGTACGGGCTCACGGAGGCCTCCCCGAACGTGCTCTGCCTGCCCAACGAGGATGCCGAGCGGATGATCGGCTACTCCGGCAAGCCGTACCCGCACGTCGTCGTCGCGGTGGCTGACCCTGCCACCGGCGAAATCCTCGACGGCGCCGCCGCCGGTGAGCTGCTGGTGGGCGGCCCGGGCGTGTTCGCCGGCTACTTCCGTGATCCGGCGGCCACCGCGGCCGTCCTCGCCGGCGGCTGGCTGCGCACCGGCGACCTCGTCGAACGCGACGCCGAGGGGTACATCAAGGTGGTGGACCGGCTCAAGGACATCTACATCTCCGGCGGTGAGAACGTAGCGCCGTCCGAGGTCGAGGCAGCCCTGCTGGCCCACCCCGCCGTGGCCCAGGCCGCCGTCGTCGGCGTGGAGGACCCGCGCTGGGGGGAAACCGGCATGGCCTTCGTGGTGGTCCGCCCCGGCATGGCCACCGACGAACAGGAGCTGCTGGAGCACTGCACCGCCCAGCTGGCCCGCTTCAAGGTGCCGGCACAAATCGAAATGGTCTCGGCGCTGCCCCGCACCGCGCTGAACAAGGTACTCCGCGCCAAATTGCGCCAGGAGCTGGCCGGCCGCCCTGCGTCAGGAAATGCTGCGTCCGGAAGCACACAGCCGCAGGGCGGCCGGCGGTGA
- a CDS encoding branched-chain amino acid ABC transporter permease yields MTTDTDTNNTGQPAADGSARAGAGKTGRRGAGGAPGATAVTAGRRVTGRRLASWAAGLAGVLLLVLLPLLNISLPGVLPGPSYTPGSLQLLAMCMLMAAAALTYHLLLGVAGLLSFGHALYFGAGVYGLAIILQNLDIPLLPAMGLTLLIVIVLAHVVGSISLRVSGIPFAMVTLAFAQAGSVIVGRNPEGRTGGDEGLTLRTDNLPDFLVGVVNTRNLYWLALAVLVVVFVVVTWVQSSRAGHSAAAVRENELRVRVLGLQPYLVKLLIFVLSAHPGQRGRHGLPAAAKRCDTAGHLLGSDHHAAGHGGPGRRRLALGRRRRRRVLHHPRPAAHCPRQLRGRQVPAGHPAGTVV; encoded by the coding sequence ATGACCACCGACACTGACACCAACAACACCGGCCAGCCCGCAGCCGACGGAAGCGCCCGCGCGGGGGCGGGCAAAACCGGCAGACGCGGGGCCGGGGGAGCGCCGGGCGCAACAGCGGTCACCGCAGGCCGCCGCGTCACGGGCCGCCGCCTCGCGTCCTGGGCCGCAGGTCTGGCCGGGGTGCTGCTGCTGGTCCTGCTCCCGCTGCTGAACATCTCACTGCCCGGCGTGCTGCCCGGCCCCAGCTACACCCCGGGCTCACTCCAACTGCTGGCGATGTGCATGCTGATGGCGGCCGCGGCCCTGACCTACCACCTGCTCCTGGGCGTCGCCGGGCTGCTGTCCTTCGGGCACGCGCTCTACTTCGGCGCCGGTGTCTACGGGCTCGCGATCATCCTGCAGAACCTGGACATTCCGCTGCTGCCGGCCATGGGGCTCACCCTGCTGATCGTGATCGTCCTGGCCCACGTCGTCGGCAGCATCAGCCTGCGGGTCAGCGGCATCCCCTTCGCCATGGTCACCCTCGCCTTCGCCCAGGCCGGTTCCGTGATCGTGGGCCGCAATCCCGAGGGCCGGACCGGAGGCGACGAGGGCCTGACGCTGCGGACCGACAACCTGCCCGACTTCCTGGTCGGCGTCGTCAACACCCGCAACCTGTACTGGCTGGCACTGGCCGTGCTCGTCGTCGTGTTTGTCGTCGTCACCTGGGTGCAGTCGTCCCGGGCCGGCCACTCCGCGGCGGCAGTCCGCGAGAACGAACTGCGCGTCCGGGTCCTTGGCCTGCAGCCCTACCTGGTCAAGCTGCTGATTTTTGTTCTTTCCGCCCATCCTGGTCAGCGTGGTCGGCATGGTCTTCCTGCTGCTGCAAAGCGGTGCGATACCGCGGGCCATCTCCTCGGATCTGACCATCACGCTGCTGGTCATGGTGGTCCTGGGCGGCGTCGGCTCGCGCTGGGGCGCCGTCGTCGGAGGCGTGTTCTACACCATCCTCGACCAGCGGCTCACTGCCCTCGCCAACTCCGAGGCCGTCAAGTCCCTGCCGGACATCCTGCGGGTACCGTTGTCTGA
- a CDS encoding branched-chain amino acid ABC transporter permease yields the protein MSTVILLLFTGLGLGALYFLVAAGLSLIYGLMGVLNFAHGAFLTLGAFTGWEMARRAGSDNWGIFLLSLVVGAVAGAVFAAFTEFVLIRRLYQRHIEQVLVTLGLSLAAVALFDGTWGTDPVYIQGPAWFKDTTDILGARVPNDRFVCILAAVLVLLALVFFLKKTRYGMIIRAGVENRSMVTALGIDVRKAFTLVFTIGGAAAGLGGVLASHYFGYVSPMLGGSLLIFAFIVTVIGGLGSLTGAAIAAVAVAILQQFANFYLGGTGDFVVVLALALVLLFRPTGLLGRTA from the coding sequence GTGAGCACCGTCATCCTGTTGCTGTTCACCGGCCTCGGCCTCGGTGCGCTGTACTTCCTCGTGGCCGCAGGGCTGTCCCTGATCTACGGGCTGATGGGCGTGCTCAACTTCGCGCACGGGGCGTTCCTGACCCTGGGCGCATTCACGGGCTGGGAGATGGCCCGCCGCGCCGGCTCCGACAACTGGGGAATCTTTCTGCTCTCCCTCGTCGTCGGGGCCGTGGCCGGTGCCGTCTTTGCCGCCTTCACCGAGTTTGTTCTGATCCGCAGGTTGTACCAACGCCACATCGAGCAGGTGCTCGTCACGCTGGGTCTCTCGCTCGCCGCCGTCGCGCTGTTCGACGGAACGTGGGGAACCGACCCGGTCTACATCCAGGGCCCGGCATGGTTCAAGGACACCACCGACATCCTGGGCGCCCGGGTTCCGAACGACCGCTTCGTCTGCATCCTCGCCGCGGTCCTGGTGCTGCTGGCCCTGGTGTTCTTCCTCAAGAAGACCCGCTACGGCATGATCATCCGCGCCGGTGTCGAAAACCGCTCCATGGTCACCGCCCTCGGCATCGACGTCCGCAAAGCCTTCACCCTCGTCTTCACCATCGGCGGGGCGGCGGCCGGCCTCGGCGGCGTCCTCGCCTCGCACTACTTCGGCTACGTCTCCCCGATGCTCGGCGGCTCGCTGCTGATCTTCGCCTTCATCGTCACGGTGATCGGCGGGCTCGGCTCACTGACCGGCGCGGCCATCGCCGCCGTCGCCGTCGCCATCCTGCAGCAGTTCGCCAACTTCTACCTCGGCGGCACCGGCGACTTCGTCGTCGTGCTGGCCCTGGCGCTCGTGCTGCTGTTCCGCCCCACCGGCCTGCTCGGGAGAACCGCATGA